From the genome of Denticeps clupeoides chromosome 4, fDenClu1.1, whole genome shotgun sequence, one region includes:
- the LOC114788485 gene encoding phosphatidylinositol 4-kinase type 2-beta-like — translation MMAECDPGESEADLGSAGTNFSPPVLLDRNRAATTLTLSLNPGGAVRISDSCESVLTELEAEGSGEDALLLPGAAGNLSPRGGKDRRPRRHRHSSSSDKENLASPGNSSGDFNHFPEDPTFAEIIRRAEEAIESGVFPERISQGSSGSYFVKDPKGKIIGVFKPKSEEPYGHLNPKWTKYFHKVCCPCCFGRGCLIPNQGYLSEAAASLVDQKLGLGVVPKTKVVYLASETFHYSAIDRAKSRGKKYALEKVPKVGRRFHRVGLPPKVGSFQLFVEGYREADFWLRKFEADPLPENMRKQLQSQFERLVVLDYVIRNTDRGNDNWLIEYENPEDSDATEKDSESASTKDSAIKIAAIDNGLAFPFKHPDEWRAYPFHWAWLPQAKVPFAQETRDLVLSRLSDMNFVQDLCEDLYEMFKTDKGFDKTMFEKQMSVMRGQILNLTQALKDGKSPIQLVRMPRVVVERSRGGGGQGRVVQLSNAFTQTIHCKRPFFTSW, via the exons ATGATGGCAGAATGTGATCCCGGCGAGAGCGAAGCGGACCTGGGCAGCGCCGGGACCAACTTTTCCCCGCCCGTCCTGCTCGACCGGAACCGGGCCGCCACCACGCTCACGCTGTCCCTGAACCCGGGCGGCGCGGTGCGGATCTCGGACTCGTGCGAAAGCGTCCTGACCGAGCTGGAGGCGGAGGGCTCGGGGGAGGATGCGCTCCTGTTGCCCGGCGCTGCCGGAAATCTGTCACCGCGCGGGGGTAAAGACCGGCGGCCGAGGCGCCACCGGCACAGCTCGTCGTCGGACAAAGAAAATTTAGCGTCGCCAG GAAACAGCAGCGGCGACTTCAACCATTTCCCTGAGGATCCCACTTTTGCTGAGATTATCCGACGGGCCGAGGAGGCCATTGAGAGTGGCGTCTTCCCTGAAAGGATCTCCCAGGGATCCAGCGGGAGTTACTTTGTCAAGGATCCCAAAGGG AAAATTATTGGCGTTTTTAAACCAAAGTCAGAGGAGCCATATGGACACCTGAACCCAAAATGGACCAAATACTTCCACAAGGTGTGCTGCCCCTGCTGCTTCGGCCGTGGCTGCCTCATTCCCAATCAGGGCTACCTCTCCGAGGCTGCTGCCTCGCTCGTCGACCAAAAGTTAGGTCTAGGAGTGGTTCCCAAAACAAAG GTTGTGTATCTAGCCAGTGAGACGTTTCATTATAGTGCCATTGATCGGGCGAAATCGAGAGGAAAGAAATATGCACTCGAAAAGGTTCCCAAGGTTGGTCGGAGGTTTCACCGTGTTGGCCTTCCTCCAAAG GTGGGCTCCTTCCAGCTGTTTGTGGAAGGCTATCGGGAGGCCGACTTCTGGCTGAGGAAGTTTGAGGCTGACCCGCTCCCGGAGAACATGAGAAAGCAGCTACAGTCCCAGTTTGAAAGGCTGGTTGTCCTGGATTACGTCATACGCAATACGG ACAGAGGAAACGATAACTGGTTAATTGAGTACGAGAACCCAGAAGACAGTGATGCCACAGAAAAG GATTCTGAGAGCGCCTCCACAAAGGACTCTGCTATCAAGATAGCAGCTATAGACAATGGCCTGGCCTTCCCATTCAAACACCCAGATGAATGGCGAGCAT ACCCCTTCCACTGGGCGTGGCTGCCTCAGGCCAAAGTGCCCTTCGCACAGGAGACCAGAGATCTGGTTCTCTCCCGACTCTCAGACATGAATTTTGTTCAGGACCTCTGTGAGGACCTGTACGAGATGTTTAAG ACTGATAAGGGGTTTGACAAAACCATGTTTGAGAAACAGATGTCGGTCATGAGGGGACAG ATACTCAACCTGACTCAGGCCCTGAAGGACGGAAAGAGCCCCATCCAGCTGGTGCGGATGCCCCGTGTGGTGGTGGAGCGTAGCCGCGGTGGAGGAGGCCAGGGTCGGGTGGTGCAGCTGAGCAACGCCTTCACCCAAACCATTCACTGCAAGAGACCGTTCTTCACGTCTTGGTAG
- the LOC114788414 gene encoding heparan-alpha-glucosaminide N-acetyltransferase-like translates to MGRGETRRRRHRESRAERPREGRTAAEMARFLSAALALVLAVLVAPLSAKLPSSRPHRKSPALKMDEATLTVHNELQSEMMVSFLSDHCYQCMYQQLGVVPAGAEPGVPGKVDLTVGTQFPVTLQLNSTLVNLELCRFQYHFGEQGNYSVWVKNLNDSSQVNCSLVTDTEPVNSYLPIFFAFLCFIVLSVLIAIGYTVMGLEAVKSVLVRWGNAMETERLINSELGPPNRAVEPSVETAVPATSGRRLRSLDTFRGIALIIMVFVNYGGGRYWFFRHESWNGLTIADLVFPWFVFIMGTSIAISINGALRRGVRRSHLLKKVVWRSVQLFLIGVILINPNYCQGPLSWVSLRIPGVLQRLAFTYLVVASLDVLVARDKLDNIQTDVWWYKASDFLLYWPAWLCVITLEIVWLCLTFLLPVPDCPSGYLGPGGIGDFGKYPNCTGGAAGFIDRWLLGENHIYQTPSSRVVYQSTIPYDPEGVLGSINSILMAFLGLQAGKILLHYKDLHSKIMARFLIWGVVLGMISAVLTKCSKDHGFIPINKNLWSLSYVTTLSSFAFILLVVLYYLVDVNKWWSGAPFFYPGMNSILVYVGHEVFEEYFPFRWRMSNSQSHAEHLTQNLVATCVWVFISFVLYKNKIFWKI, encoded by the exons ATGGGAAGGGGGGAAACGCGGAGGAGAAGGCACCGAGAAAGCAGGGCGGAGAGGCCGAGGGAAGGGCGGACGGCGGCTGAAATGGCCCGGTTCCTTTCGGCGGCGCTCGCGTTGGTGTTAGCCGTCCTCGTGGCGCCGCTTTCTGCTAAACTTCCCT CCTCTCGCCCCCACCGCAAGTCGCCGGCGCTCAAGATGGACGAGGCCACCCTGACTGTCCACAATGAGCTGCAGAGCGAGATGATGGTCTCCTTTCTCTCAGATCACTGCTATCAG TGCATGTACCAGCAGTTGGGTGTAGTGCCAGCCGGTGCCGAGCCCGGGGTGCCCGGCAAAGTGGACTTAACCGTGGGCACGCAGTTCCCCGTCACCCTTCAGCTGAACAGCACCCTCGTAAACCTGGAGCTCTGCAG GTTTCAGTATCATTTCGGAGAGCAGGGGAACTACTCCGTGTGGGTAAAGAACTTGAACGACTCCTCGCAGGTTAACTGCTCCTTAGTTACGGACACAGAACCCGTCAACAGTTACCtac CTATTTTCTTCGCGTTCCTTTGCTTCATTGTCCTGTCGGTCTTGATTGCAATTGGATACACGGTCATGGG CCTGGAGGCAGTGAAAAGTGTACTGGTACGTTGGGGCAACGCAATGGAGACAGAAAGGCTGATCAATTCA GAACTTGGACCACCCAATCGGGCAGTGGAGCCATCTGTGGAGACTGCTGTACCTGCCACCTCTGGGCGAAGGCTCAGGTCACTGGACACTTTCCGAGG GATTGCCCTAATCATAATGGTATTTGTGAACTATGGAGGTGGAAGGTACTGGTTCTTTAGGCATGAAAGCTGGAATG GGCTCACTATAGCAGAtttggtgtttccatg GTTTGTCTTCATTATGGGCACATCCATTGCTATCTCAATTAACGGGGCATTGAGAAGGGGTGTCCGGAGGTCTCACTTACTAAAGAAAGTTGTGTGGAGGAGTGTGCAACTTTTCCTCATTGGGGTCATTCTCATCAACCCCAACTATTGCCAGGGACCAT TGTCATGGGTCTCCTTGCGTATCCCTGGGGTGCTGCAGAGACTGGCATTCACCTACCTGGTTGTTGCTTCTTTGGATGTCCTTGTAGCCCGGGATAAACTGGATAACATACAAACA GATGTTTGGTGGTATAAAGCCAGTGATTTCCTCTTATACTGGCCGGCCTGGCTGTGCGTTATCACTTTAGAAATCGTCTGGCTATGTCTGACATTCCTGCTCCCCGTCCCTGATTGTCCAAG TGGTTATTTGGGCCCTGGGGGGATTGGTGACTTTGGCAAGTACCCGAACTGCACTGGGGGAGCAGCCGGTTTCATTGACCGTTGGCTGTTGGGAGAGAACCATATCTATCAAACACCATCATCACGG GTGGTTTATCAGTCTACAATCCCATATGATCCAGAGGGGGTTTTGGGCAGCATTAATTCCATTTTGATGGCGTTTCTGGGCCTTCAG GCAGGGAAAATTCTTCTTCACTACAAAGACCTCCACTCAAAAATAATGGCAAGGTTTCTCATATGGGGGGTTGTTTTG GGCATGATATCTGCAGTTTTGACAAAGTGCTCAAAAGACCATGGCTTTATTCCCATCAACAAGAACTTATG GTCCCTGTCCTATGTCACTACACTTAGCAGCTTTGCCTTTATTTTGTTGGTGGTGTTGTACTACTTAGTGGATGTGAATAAATGGTGGTCAGGAGCTCCTTTTTTTTACCCAG GTATGAACTCCATCTTGGTCTATGTGGGACATGAGGTGTTTGAGGAATATTTCCCATTCCGCTGGCGGATGTCCAACAGCCAATCTCATGCGGAGCATCTGACCCAGAATCTAGTGGCCACATGTGTGTGGGTCTTTATCTCCTTTGTGCTGTACAAGAACAAGATATTTTGGAAGATATGA